One Oncorhynchus mykiss isolate Arlee chromosome 9, USDA_OmykA_1.1, whole genome shotgun sequence genomic window, GTTTGATGTGGTGACGGTGTACTACTTCCCCAGGCAGCAGGGCTTCACCAGCGTGCCCAGCCAGGGAGGCAGTTCCCTGGGCATGGCACGCCACCACTGCTCCATCCGCAGCTACACCCTGGGAGAGTTTGCCTGCGAGCAGGAGACCAGTCACCGCCACGCCCTGCGCCAACACCTCCGCCAGGAGAAGCTCAACGCTCGCAAGATGAAGGTGAGGTCAAACATGGATATTTAGTTACATTTTAAAGGACCTGGGTTTAATTGGGTTTAAATGAGAAATCCCTGTTCAGATTAGAATCATAATTTGGATGCATGCACATTTAACTTTACAATTGCATAAATCATGTGTTGATATCAATGGAAGATTTGAACTAAAACTTGAGTTATGTGCATGCATCTCCAGTCAGAATTCCATCCTTAGTGAGCTTTGTATGTGTGATTGTTTGTCTTAATGTTCTGCATGTATTCTGTATTCACCCCATCACCTCCAGCTGACACGCAATGGTACGGTGGAGTGTGCCCAGGCTGACCTGCTGACCCTCGACAATGTATCAGACGATGACCTTGACgtggagggggtggaggtggatGACTGCTTCTTCCTGCAGCCACTGCCCACCAAACGGCGCCGCGCTCTCCTCAGGGCTTCTGGTAATGCCCGCATAGATGCCCGGGAGAAGGCTGAGCTACGGACCATCAGGCTGTCCAGGGAGGAGTGTGGCTGTGACTGCCGTTTCTACTGTGACCCCCGCCACTGTGGCTGCAGCCAGGCTGGCATCAAgtgccaggtgtgtgtttgtgcgtgagaTGTATTTGTGTAAATTTGgcataggctatgctgcagcaaatgtaggcctacctcaCAATATTGTTTTTTATCATGATGAGATAGATGATACATATATTGTGAAGTGCGCTCCATACTGAGATgcgctgtctgtccccaccctgagcgttgatgATTGATCATGCAGATAGCAGAGAGGAGGCTGTAGAGAAGACATCACATatcatttaacagttccatttcacgtcATGCTGTTCATAGAAATAATGTATTAGAATTTCCCGGTTTCTCACAGTTATTTATCCCGGGAAaagggagtaggtttgggtggGAAATCTTGGTATGCTGGTTCCTGCTTTTCAACCCGAGTACAGGTGGCAGCATTAGTATTAAGATGAACAGGAAATCAATGCCTTACAGACATATAATATTCAGTAAAATACACTATAACTGCATATATTATCTCTATTTCCACATATGTTCTCTTCCCAGGTGGACAGGATGTCTTTCCCCTGTGGCTGCTCTCGGGACGGCTGTAGGAACTCGGCGGGCCGCATCGAATTCAATCCTCTGCGCGTGCGAACACACTACCTGCACACCATCATGAAGCTGGACCTGGAGAAGAGGAGGCTGCTGGGGCAGAGGTCGGGTGTTGGGGAGCAGTATGAAGAGTCTGACctgctctcctccccctcctccaccaggCCTCCCTCCCCAGACCCTGACCTGTCCACAGGGGCCCAAGAgttagagacagaggagagagaggtccagaTGGTCCTGGAGGCTCAGGACCTCCTGACTGAGCAGGCCTGCCTGGAGCGGGAGAACGAGATCGCCGTGCTCCACCTGCAAAGTGCcgaggagcaggagaggatgagggaggaagaggaagaggaggaggcgcAGAGGGGCAGGGGGGGAGCAGGTAGCCtgggggagcaggctctgtgccTCCTGCCTGGGGCCCTGCAGGGGGAGCTGTCTGGGGAGCCTGGGGTGGGGGTTGGGGTGGAGGGGGTCCCTATCTCCCTCCTCCAGGGCCCATTCCCTACTGGGGCTACCCTGCTCTGCATCACAGAGAACCAGGAGGGAAATtgggagggggaaggggacaaCCCCCGTGGTGGCCTCAAAGACCCGGCCTCCTCCCTGCTATACTACCAGTTAGGTCCCATGGAGAACGAGCCGTTTGAGGAGTCTCAGcctttggaggaggaggaggaggaggaggaggagtgtgtaGATAAAGaaccagggggaggagaggagcaagaCAGGGTGGCGCATAGAGGTATTACCTGCGGGCAGGATGAGGGCGAGTTTTCGCCTCCGGTGGCTCTGTGCTCAGAGAATGGCGTGGGGGCTGAGGAGGCTAAGGAGGTACCTTTCAGCCCCCAGCAGAGCTCCTCAGAAGGGCAGTGTCAGGAAGTGGCCTGTCTGGCCACAGGAGATATGTACCCACCACTGCCCCCTGAGGTTTAGTACTAGCACCTCTGCAGATGTTTTGCACAATAGCTTTATTCTGAGCTGAATAAACCCTACACTACATGGATACACAGTGTAGTTATCAAAAATGAGTATGATGTTACAGGTTAGAATTCATAATAATAACCATCATTACTACGATAATCGATTTGAAAAAAATGAGCAGTTCCATTAAAAAGTAGTGGAGGGAAACTCATCCTGAAAGCACACACAGATCTTTCCCTGCAGCAGTACTGTCGTTTCAGTTATATGTCAATGAAATACTCTTATTTTAAAGGAGTGGAGATCATGggatctgtcccaaatggcacccttttcccttttatagtgcactactttagaccgggcccatagggctctgatcaaaagtagtgcactatgtagggaatatggtgccatttggcaGCCATGTTGGCCTTAACGAAATAAATTACATGTTTGTGTGGGAGGTGTAATTGAGTCATTGAGAACTAAGTTGTGTTGTTTTTAGTTCCCGGCACCACAAAGAGACAATGTGGTGGTGTGATCATTAACATTGGCTCTGGgccttttcatttaaaaaatgtttttaacctttatttaactaggcaagtcagttaagaactaattcttatttacaatgacggcctaccggggaacagtgggttcctGCCTGGGTCAGGGGCagaccttgtcaactcggggattcgatccagcaaccttttggttactggcccaacgctctaaccactaggctacctgccgcccctcaagGGAGCATTTCAGAATCATTCAGTGATTCGAGTGGCTTGATTAAATAcgggaaagggggatacccagtcagttgtacaactgaaaggaGGTGGGGTTAAGAAGAATATGTGTGTGCCCTGTTCTATACTGTAGACCGATAAAATAAACAACAGTTGTGTTTAAAAAAGAGTGAGTATTTAGTGAGCATTGTAAACGTCACGTTAGTCTGGTACACTTCTTACAGCTGTTCGTTTGGAAGCTAAATTAGGGCCACTGGTAGTATCTATTCCCCACCTCCCCCTCTGACTGAGAATAGACCTAAAAAACAATCCTGGATATACTTGTTTTTGGTGTACTGTATAAGAGTTTGCAATGGGCAAGGCAGAGCTGAAAGAGCTGCTTGTATGATCTATATGCACTTTGTGGTCAATTAGCATAGGCACAGGGTGATATGGGCCCCTTTCTGCATTGGGGCAAAATGGTAAAACATTTGTTAAAATCAGAAGGTTTGCACCGGCTTCTCTTTCTAAATAGCGTCTCTCCAGGTATACCTATCTTAGACCTCTCACGCAAGCAcagtttatttattaaaagaCAGTTGACCTATAATAGTAACCATTACAATGTTATAGTGATATATTACACTTCGTCTTTGTAAAATTGTGATGCTGTTGATATTGAGCGCAAGAAGTCTTTGATCTCTGTTTTATGCACGACTGAAAGAAACCCGTCTTTGTTTTTAGTTAGCATGTCAGATCATCGTACAGGTGGTCAGAGTCCATGTGAGGATGGGACAGAATAGACCTCATGTAATGAGTCTGTAGGGGCAAAGCTCTACACTGTAAAAACAAATCTAGTTCTTTCAACTAATTATTAGTATTAAGTAACTGGTTCCACAGCTGTTTCTGTGTTTATCTTTTGTTCCACGTGGTACCTGAACCccaacaaatgtaatatacaacGCTTTTATCATACAATATTTTCAATTGACATATTTGACACAAGTTGAAATACATGATTAtattgtgcatgttcattcacACAGTAATTCATATTCAACATGGCCTCAGCTGGGATTGAAAATTACAACCTCTTGGTGCACGGAATTCTAATCTACCTGCTACACCACCTTGTCTGTCACAATGACTGATGTTTTGCTACACCACCTTGTCTGTCACAATGACTGATGTTTTGCTACACCACCTTGTCTGTCACAATGACTGATGTTTTGCTACACCACCTTGTCTGTCACAATGACTGATGTTTTGCTACACCACCTTGTCTGTCACAATGACTGATGTTTTGCTACACCTTGcacttcaaagtaaatctcagtTGAAATAAAAACCTGTATTTATTATAGTGATTATGGAGTAATATTAAAACAGAGTAATACACCGCACCagcattagacaactatacagaaaaaaatacaattgctgaaataactaaatcaaatcaatggtgagagaatagtcagattaactgatAATTGACATAGATATGGTGGTGTAGCAGGGAGATCGGATTGTCATGatccaagaggttgtgagttcaaatctcaggtGAGGACATATTGAATAATAATTCATTTATAAATGTACATGCATAATGTTGAATATGTACATTGAAAACATTGTATGTGaaaagtactgtgtgtgtgtaaccagttGCACAGATGTTTTTAGTTAACATGCCCAAATAACAATTTATAGTTGAATGAACAAATGAGAGTTGAGCCAACACATTTTAAATGGACAGAATGTTTTGCCCAGATTTTCTTTAAGTTTGggccaacatttttttttagttCCTGTAACACTTGGACCAAAAAAGTTGAGTAAACAAAAGAACGGCTATGGAaccagttgaagttggaagtttacatacacttaggttggagtcattaaaactcgtttttcaaccactccacaaatttcttgtaaacaaactatagttttggcaagttggttaggacatctactttgtgcatgacacaagtaatatttccaacaattgtttacagacagattatttc contains:
- the LOC110532564 gene encoding cysteine/serine-rich nuclear protein 2, whose protein sequence is MEAVSSLSLKRRFEEVDSGSPYSTPKDSDDDISSSDSADSCDSLNPPSSTALIPTSILRCHKPSPGRKRVRFDVVTVYYFPRQQGFTSVPSQGGSSLGMARHHCSIRSYTLGEFACEQETSHRHALRQHLRQEKLNARKMKLTRNGTVECAQADLLTLDNVSDDDLDVEGVEVDDCFFLQPLPTKRRRALLRASGNARIDAREKAELRTIRLSREECGCDCRFYCDPRHCGCSQAGIKCQVDRMSFPCGCSRDGCRNSAGRIEFNPLRVRTHYLHTIMKLDLEKRRLLGQRSGVGEQYEESDLLSSPSSTRPPSPDPDLSTGAQELETEEREVQMVLEAQDLLTEQACLERENEIAVLHLQSAEEQERMREEEEEEEAQRGRGGAGSLGEQALCLLPGALQGELSGEPGVGVGVEGVPISLLQGPFPTGATLLCITENQEGNWEGEGDNPRGGLKDPASSLLYYQLGPMENEPFEESQPLEEEEEEEEECVDKEPGGGEEQDRVAHRGITCGQDEGEFSPPVALCSENGVGAEEAKEVPFSPQQSSSEGQCQEVACLATGDMYPPLPPEV